In Plasmodium chabaudi chabaudi strain AS genome assembly, chromosome: 10, a single genomic region encodes these proteins:
- a CDS encoding mannose-1-phosphate guanyltransferase, putative, translating to MNALILVGGYGTRLRPLTLTTPKPLVDFCNKAILEHQILNLAKSGVSEIILAIAYKPDNIKTFVNNLQQKYNVKIIFSIEDEPLGTGGPIKLAENFLSKYDDFFVFNSDIICSFPLVDMMKFHKENKSLLTIMVKEVDDPRSFGVVITDNEKKILKFEEKPLIPESSLINSGIYILNKKILNCIPKRNTSLEKEIFPKLASENVLYFYKLNDFWADIGKPSDFLKGQALYLDSFESLTNFEGLDNFEKDVEKTVLHDRLLICYTFTEPKEDIQNCNNKNKKKLFITFENIDELNKFDENTNQVLNDIKKLYIKIEGNVLISSNTVIKHNCFLGENVVLGDNVILGEGCRIKNSCILKNSIVNSYTYIDNSIIGSKSCIGSWSRIEGLCVVGENVNIKPELFINNAFILPYKEVISSIYEKGAIIM from the exons atgaacgcTCTGATTTTGGTGGGGGGATATGGAACACGCCTAAGACCTTTGACCTTAACTACACCAAAGCCATTAGTTGATTTTTGCAATAAGGCTATTTTAGAACATCAAATTCTTAACTTAGCAAAATCGGGAGTTAGTGAAATAATACTAGCCATTGCTTATAAACcagataatataaaaacctttgtaaataatttacaacaaaaatataatgttaaaataattttttcaattgaAGATGAGCCATTAGGCACAGGAGGACCAATAAAGCTAgctgaaaattttttatctaaatatgacgatttttttgttttcaatTCAGACATTATTTGTTCATTCCCTTTGGTTGATATGATGAAATTCCACaaggaaaataaatcgCTACTAACCATTATG GTAAAAGAAGTCGATGATCCTCGATCTTTTGGAGTTGTAATAACAgacaatgaaaaaaaaattcttaaGTTTGAAGAAAAACCATTAATCCCTGAATCAAGCTTAATAAATTcgggaatatatattttaaataaaaaaatattaaattgtaTTCCGAAAAGAAATACATCCttagaaaaagaaatatttccAAAGCTAGCTAGCGAAAatgtgttatatttttataagctAAATGATTTTTGGGCAGATATTGGAAAGCCAtctgattttttaaaaggcCAAGCATTATATTTAGACAGTTTTGAAAGTTTGACAAATTTTGAAGGATTggataattttgaaaaggATGTAGAAAAAACTGTCCTGCATGACCGCCTACTAATTTGTTATACTTTTACTGAACCGAAGGaagatatacaaaattgtaataataaaaataaaaaaaagctatttataacatttgaaaatattgatgaattaaataaatttgatgaaaatacaaatcaagttttaaatgatataaaaaaattatatataaaaatcgaaggaaatgttttaatttcttcAAATACTgttataaaacataattgttttttggGAGAGAATGTAGTCTTAGGTGATAATGTTATATTAGGTGAAGGATgcagaattaaaaattcatgTATTCTTAAAAATTCTATTGTTAATTCATATACTTATATTGACAATTCTATAATTGGCTCAAAGTCATGTATAGGCAGTTGGTCAAGAATTGAAGGCTTATGTGTGGTAGGtgaaaatgttaatataaaaccggagctttttataaataatgcatTCATTCTTCCATATAAAGAAGTGATAAGCTCTATTTATGAGAAAGGGGCAATCATTATGTAG
- a CDS encoding dynein light chain, putative: MKDHLVKYDKYLKYDNPIIVEASEINNKNMKDEKNVKEKNIIRVIQKIRKNLKSNMLYKNGNKNIYIFNNPIYDIFPIKYSTEKKTEYISYVSKLTNEDDILFCLKKIFEHTTNMYSKYMIIKDESLEELLSIFMEVSVISLSRGILLKQLFNYNAVLLAHYHKLVKSSIAFNLKKQTKQNEILNNYINQIEAKKKQINDLKNSLLLTEEIIETEKTNFQTELSKETLMYENKIDKLKKANQRKKDDFTRILQL; the protein is encoded by the exons atgaaggaCCATCTGGtgaaatatgataaatactTAAAATACGATAACCCTATAATTGTAGAAGCTAgcgaaataaataataaaaatatgaaagatgaaaaaaatgtaaaagaaaaaaatattattagggtgatacaaaaaattcgaaaaaatttaaaatcaaatatgttatataaaaatggtaataaaaatatatacatttttaataatccaatatatgatatttttccaattaaatattctactgaaaaaaaaacagaatatatttcatatgtatcaaaattaacaaatgaagatgatatattattttgtctGAAAAAAATCTTTGAGCATACTACAAATATGTAttctaaatatatgattataaAGGATGAGTCATTGGAAGAATTGCTATCTATTTTTATGGAA GTCTCTGTCATTTCTTTGTCTCGAGGAATTTTGCTAAAGCAGCtgtttaattataatgcaGTGCTTTTAGCGCACTATCACAAGCTCGTCAA ATCATCAATAGCGTTTAACTTAAAGAAGCAAACGAAACAAAACGAGATCCTAAACAATTATATCAATCAAATtgaagcaaaaaaaaaacaaattaatgaTTTGAAAAATAGTCTATTATTAACAGAAGAAATTATTGAAActgaaaaaacaaatttccAAACAGAACTTTCGAAA gaAACATTGATGTATGAAAATAAGATAGACAAGTTAAAAAAAGCTAACCAACGGAAAAAGGATGACTTTACTAGGATACtccaattataa
- a CDS encoding surface protein P113, putative, protein MKVFFFAFFLVWLQCCYAKPPRNYAHTSVSKFGSENTLKCPKGDVYNLQCQIKCMNSNNEIIYKECLDEVEKKCKDKKTCSYYFDYIFNKKFYKLRNSSSIYVDECIDSNENEIKNTFTCALNRSLEFDNDNNVMYYFLLNNKNTDKIVCRNSNIYINNATIHYTIDDKEIKDITTHVKKKCNERQNCLINPYTIQTEILNEKDENILLNSYASISFACLKVSPEFFWDGEDIDEFEQIKDQENEENDYLDTEDSDENNDEIVSIKNEINEILNDDKIDTVLGKLKIAKLTVSKKIIGEIKKKDDIFNNLANDFSKYMYNEYSVSDIKDMLEDRYNELNKTAETDLYYIYLLNTFDIENKFGVYFSSYQEKLQQLLQTHMVNLYNAEKNIGKLRSMYISLHKKAQKYNILDLFDEDNDLMLNYDDFAKDSEIITADIFIKSEPEIPQIILQSDNENKFIKYKDIEELDELDNLNRTSRIIDIRNFLVKRLKMLYTQRNNVFIKQAMLVKSYCYKNQVNVTNFSSLFKNNYIKLKQDAYKKGNTHVDIANKIDTYFAVNYLDNLYKQHVNKSYILNPWSSKSSRMNKKVKIILTVGYSQIIQLEKQIHRHMDKYNALLEKATLYNLDNLFTETSKTLNEIIVSIDEIDANAEVIGDSSSPPTIHDTVKPDEAKIDKVPEQPEQPSEDEIAEITENVDEVDEADIEEEETDQSVTATDDTNPENDIDNSIKIVRYSKAEENEYDENSESDENENEKNSDDGNISSASSASLSNIIFTFIIAVLFIRQLV, encoded by the exons atgaaagtatttttctttgctttttttttggtgtGGCTTCAATGCTGCTATGCGAAACCCCCCCGTAACTATGCGCACACTAGTGTATCCAAGTTTGGGAGCGAAAATACGCTAAa GTGCCCGAAGGGGGATGTGTACAACTTGCAGTGCCAAATCAAATGCATGaattcaaataatgaaataatttacaaaGAATGTTTAGATGAGgtcgaaaaaaaatgtaaagaCAAAAAGACATgttcttattattttgattatatttttaataaaaaattttataaactcCGAAATAGTAGTAGTATATATGTTGATGAGTGTATTGATTcgaatgaaaatgaaataaaaaatacttttACATGTGCTTTAAATCGATCATTAGAATTTGATAATGATAACAATGTAATGTATTACTTCCtattgaataataaaaatactgaTAAAATAGTTTGTAgaaatagtaatatatatattaataatgcaACAATACATTATACTATTGAcgataaagaaataaaagatatcACAACacatgttaaaaaaaaatgtaacgAAAGACAAAACTGTCTAATTAACCCATATACTATTCAAActgaaatattaaatgaaaaagatgaaaatattttattaaattcatATGCATCTATAAGTTTTGCTTGTTTAAAAGTCAGCCCAGAATTTTTTTGGGATGGCGAAGATATCGATGAATTCGAACAAATCAAAGATCAAGAAAACgaagaaaatgattatttagATACAGAAGATTCAGATGAGAATAATGACGAAATAGtatctataaaaaatgaaattaatgagatattaaatgatgataaaattgATACTGTATTaggaaaattaaaaattgcaAAACTTACAGtatctaaaaaaataattggaGAAATCAAAAAGAAAgatgatatttttaataatttagcaaatgatttttcaaaatatatgtataatgaATATTCTGTATCTGATATAAAAGATATGCTTGAAGATAGATATAacgaattaaataaaacggCTGAAActgatttatattatatctatttattaaatacatttgatatagaaaataaatttggtGTATACTTTTCTTCCTATCAAGAGAAATTACAACAGTTGTTACAAACCCATATggtaaatttatataatgcaGAAAAGAATATTGGAAAACTTCGaagtatgtatatatcattacataaaaaggcacaaaaatataatatcctTGATCTATTTGATGAAGACAATGATTTGATGTTAAATTATGATGACTTTGCAAAAGACAGTGAAATAATTACTGcagatatttttataaaatccGAACCAGAAATTCCACAAATCATTTTACAAAgtgataatgaaaataaatttattaaatataaagatattGAAGAATTAGATGAActtgataatttaaatagaACCAGTAGAATAATTGATATTAGAAACTTTTTAGTCAAACGATTGAAAATGTTATACACTCAAAGaaataatgtttttattaaacaAGCTATGCTTGTTAAATCCtattgttataaaaatcaaGTTAATGTAACAAATTTCAGTTCTctattcaaaaataattatattaaattaaaacaggatgcatataaaaaaggaaatacaCATGTTGATATTGCTAACAAAATTGATACCTATTTTGCTGTGAATTATTtagataatttatataaacaacATGTTAATAAAAGTTATATTCTTAATCCATGGAGTTCTAAATCGAGTAGAATGAATAAAAAGGTAAAAATCATTTTAACAGTTGGATATAGTCAGATTATACAACTtgaaaaacaaatacaCCGACACAtggataaatataatgcaCTATTAGAAAAAGCGACACTTTACAATTTAGATAACTTATTTACTGAAACATCCAAAAcattaaatgaaattataGTATCTATAGATGAAATAGATGCTAATGCTGAGGTAATTGGGGACAGCTCTTCACCCCCTACCATCCACGATACTGTCAAGCCTGACGAAGCCAAAATAGACAAGGTACCTGAACAACCTGAACAACCTAGCGAAGATGAAATAGCTGAAATAACTGAAAATGTTGATGAGGTTGATGAAGCTGATATTGAGGAAGAAGAAACCGATCAGAGTGTTACTGCCACGGATGATACAAATCCAGAAAACGACATTGATAACtctattaaaattgttagaTATAGCAAGGcagaagaaaatgaatatgatgaaaatagcgaaagtgatgaaaatgaaaacgaaaaaaatagtgaTGACGGAAATATATCGAGTGCAAGCTCAGCAAGCTTAagcaatattatttttacatttattatagctgttttatttattagaCAACttgtataa